The following are from one region of the Variovorax sp. V213 genome:
- a CDS encoding NAD-dependent epimerase/dehydratase family protein, with product MNILIFGATGMVGQGVLRECLLAPDVDRVVAVGRNATGQQHPKLQEVVIKDMYDYSAFEPQLQGFDACFFCLGVSSVGMKEADYKRITYELTMAAATVLARLNPEMTFTYVTGAGTDSSERGSSMWARVKGATENALLKLPFKAAYMFRPGMIQPMHGVRSKTPLYQAAIMVLKPVLGLAYRLWPDKVTTTEKVGRAMLAVARHGAPKVLLDPADINALGR from the coding sequence ATGAACATCCTGATCTTTGGCGCCACCGGCATGGTGGGGCAGGGCGTGCTGCGCGAATGCCTGCTCGCGCCCGACGTGGACCGCGTCGTCGCGGTCGGCCGCAATGCCACCGGGCAGCAGCACCCGAAGCTGCAGGAGGTGGTGATCAAAGACATGTACGACTACAGCGCCTTCGAGCCTCAATTGCAGGGCTTCGATGCCTGCTTCTTCTGCCTCGGCGTGTCGTCGGTCGGCATGAAAGAGGCCGACTACAAGCGCATCACCTACGAACTCACGATGGCCGCGGCCACGGTGCTCGCGCGGCTCAATCCGGAAATGACCTTCACCTATGTGACGGGAGCCGGCACCGACAGCAGCGAGCGCGGCAGCAGCATGTGGGCGCGCGTGAAGGGCGCCACCGAAAACGCCTTGCTGAAGCTGCCGTTCAAGGCCGCCTACATGTTCCGTCCCGGCATGATCCAGCCGATGCACGGCGTGCGTTCGAAGACGCCGCTCTACCAGGCCGCGATCATGGTGCTCAAGCCGGTGCTGGGACTCGCGTACCGGCTGTGGCCCGACAAGGTGACGACGACCGAGAAGGTGGGCCGGGCGATGTTGGCCGTGGCGCGGCACGGTGCGCCGAAGGTGCTGCTCGACCCGGCGGACATCAACGCCCTGGGCCGCTGA
- a CDS encoding thioredoxin family protein: MSALPAAPESAEPARDAPWVVCLCAEWCGTCRDYRPLLEQVARAHPQFRFAWVDIEDHAEIADAFDVETFPTLLIAGADGTRFLGPLLPHAETLSRMLGALQPPQPSSLDVDLLLAVLEKRPAEFAV, from the coding sequence TTGAGCGCTCTTCCCGCCGCCCCCGAATCTGCCGAGCCGGCCCGCGATGCGCCGTGGGTCGTGTGCCTGTGCGCCGAATGGTGTGGCACCTGCCGCGACTACCGGCCGCTGCTCGAGCAGGTGGCGCGGGCGCATCCGCAATTCCGCTTTGCCTGGGTCGATATCGAAGACCACGCCGAGATTGCCGATGCCTTCGACGTCGAGACCTTTCCGACGCTGTTGATTGCCGGCGCCGACGGCACCCGCTTTCTGGGCCCGCTGCTGCCGCATGCCGAGACGCTGTCGCGCATGCTCGGCGCGCTGCAGCCGCCACAGCCTTCCAGCCTCGACGTCGACCTGCTGCTGGCGGTGCTCGAGAAGCGTCCCGCCGAATTCGCGGTCTGA
- a CDS encoding Mpo1-like protein has protein sequence MNTTTAPESAVDPRRFKSFAEFYPFYLTEHANRTCRRLHFVGSTISLLCLVALIVTLNPLWLLAGLVAGYGFAWIGHFGFEKNRPASFKRPLYSFMGDWAMYRDIWLGRVKI, from the coding sequence ATGAACACCACGACTGCCCCGGAATCTGCCGTCGATCCGCGCCGTTTCAAGAGCTTCGCGGAGTTCTATCCGTTCTACCTGACCGAGCACGCCAACCGCACCTGCCGGCGCCTGCACTTCGTCGGATCGACGATTTCGCTGCTGTGCCTGGTGGCGCTGATCGTCACGCTCAACCCGCTCTGGCTCCTGGCCGGGCTGGTCGCGGGTTACGGCTTTGCCTGGATCGGACACTTCGGCTTCGAGAAGAACAGGCCCGCGTCGTTCAAGCGGCCGCTCTACAGTTTCATGGGCGACTGGGCGATGTACCGCGACATCTGGTTGGGCAGAGTGAAGATCTGA
- a CDS encoding YihY family inner membrane protein → MIPAMNRRQLWRDLSRFPWGNTAAVLGERFREDRLGLTASSLTFTTTIAMVPFFTVALALFTVFPMFAKLQGRLQRWLIESLIPDNIARQVLGYLNQFSSKAGGLGIAGLVVLLITAIALILTIDKTLNNIWRVRSPRPFAQRVLIYWAAITLGPLILAVSLSTTSYVFAASRDVVGGSILKLFFDTFEIVLLAGGMASLYHYVPNTNVRWSHAWAGGIFVAAAIEIAKRVLGYYLSLVPTYSVLYGAFATVPILLVWIYVAWVIVLLGAVIAAYLPSLLTGVARRGGRAGWPLQLAMEVLQHLARARATPAKGMGAAELVTRMRIDTLQLVPVLETLVALDWIAPLAEETADEDPRYVLLADPSTPIEPLLRELLMPRAEPLEDLWQKGPLHSLRLGDVLLI, encoded by the coding sequence ATGATACCGGCCATGAATCGTCGTCAGCTCTGGAGGGATCTTTCGCGCTTTCCGTGGGGCAACACCGCCGCGGTGCTGGGCGAGCGTTTCCGGGAAGACCGGCTCGGCCTGACGGCCAGCAGCCTCACCTTCACCACCACCATCGCCATGGTGCCGTTCTTCACGGTGGCGCTGGCGCTTTTTACCGTGTTCCCGATGTTCGCCAAGCTGCAGGGGCGGCTGCAGCGCTGGCTCATCGAGAGCCTGATTCCCGACAACATCGCACGCCAGGTGCTGGGCTACCTGAACCAGTTCTCGAGCAAGGCCGGCGGCCTGGGCATCGCGGGCCTGGTGGTGCTCCTGATCACCGCCATTGCGCTGATCCTCACCATCGACAAGACCCTCAACAACATCTGGCGCGTGCGTTCGCCCCGGCCTTTTGCGCAGCGCGTGCTGATCTACTGGGCCGCCATCACGCTCGGCCCGCTGATCCTGGCGGTGAGCCTCTCGACCACCTCATACGTGTTCGCCGCGTCGCGCGACGTGGTGGGCGGAAGCATCCTCAAGCTGTTCTTCGACACCTTCGAGATCGTGCTGCTCGCGGGCGGCATGGCCTCGCTCTACCACTACGTGCCGAACACCAACGTGCGCTGGTCGCACGCCTGGGCCGGCGGCATCTTCGTGGCGGCCGCCATCGAAATTGCCAAGCGCGTGCTGGGTTACTACCTGAGCCTGGTGCCGACCTATTCGGTGCTCTACGGCGCCTTTGCCACGGTGCCGATCCTGCTCGTGTGGATCTACGTGGCCTGGGTCATCGTGCTGCTCGGCGCAGTCATCGCGGCCTACCTGCCGAGCCTCTTGACCGGCGTTGCGCGCCGCGGCGGCCGGGCCGGATGGCCGCTGCAGCTGGCCATGGAAGTGCTGCAGCACCTGGCGCGGGCGCGCGCCACGCCGGCCAAGGGCATGGGCGCCGCCGAACTCGTCACGCGCATGCGGATCGACACCCTGCAGCTGGTGCCGGTGCTCGAAACACTGGTGGCGCTCGACTGGATCGCGCCGCTTGCCGAAGAGACCGCCGACGAGGACCCGCGCTACGTGCTGCTGGCGGACCCCTCCACGCCCATCGAGCCGCTTCTCAGGGAGCTGTTGATGCCGCGCGCCGAGCCGCTCGAAGACCTGTGGCAAAAAGGCCCGCTGCATTCGCTGCGTCTGGGTGACGTGCTATTGATCTAA
- a CDS encoding DUF2069 domain-containing protein, whose amino-acid sequence MQTFTPHASSSVSATRWLAVGSLAGLIVLGLAWELWLAPLRPGGSLLALKVLPLVIPLAGLYKNRMYTYRWVSLMIWLYFTEGVVRAWSDTNGVGQVLALIEVLLCLALFTACALHVRLRLRNAKAARQLEASTQ is encoded by the coding sequence ATGCAAACCTTCACACCGCACGCCTCTTCTTCCGTCAGCGCCACCCGATGGCTTGCCGTGGGCAGCCTCGCCGGACTCATCGTGCTGGGCCTGGCCTGGGAGCTGTGGCTGGCGCCGCTGCGGCCGGGCGGCTCGCTGCTGGCGCTCAAGGTGCTGCCGCTTGTCATTCCGCTTGCGGGGCTCTACAAGAACCGCATGTACACCTACCGCTGGGTCAGCCTGATGATCTGGCTCTATTTCACCGAGGGCGTGGTGCGCGCCTGGAGCGACACCAACGGCGTGGGCCAGGTGCTCGCGCTCATCGAGGTGCTGCTGTGCCTCGCGCTCTTCACGGCCTGCGCATTGCACGTCCGGCTGCGCCTGCGCAATGCCAAGGCGGCCCGCCAACTGGAGGCTTCCACCCAATGA
- a CDS encoding FAD-binding oxidoreductase — translation MTTSSPLIDQLRAIVGAQHVLNEGDLTAYEQDWRKRARGKSLAVVRPANARQVADVVKACAAAGTAIVPQGGNTGLAVGSIPDDSGTQVVLSLQRLNAIRSVDAANLTMTVEAGCILQTLQETAEKQGYLFPLSLAAEGSCTIGGNLATNAGGTQVVRYGNTRELCLGLEVVTPQGEIWEGTSGLRKDNTGYDLRDLMIGSEGTLGIITAATMKLYPLPAAQLTAWAAVPSLDHAVTLLGLAHKQLGSGLTGFEVMGRFALSLVDKHMPQLRVPFIGDEAVPYCVLLENSDSESEDHARARFEALLETAFEDGCVTDAVVAENLAQAHQLWHIRESIPLAQAEEGLNIKHDISIPVSRIPAFVAETDALLAREIAGVRLVNFGHLGDGNLHYNVQAPENIDTKAFLKNEEERINTLVYDAVEKFGGSFSAEHGVGSLKVDKLEKHKSPVALEMMRAIKRGLDPKNILNPGRVIRV, via the coding sequence ATGACGACTTCTTCTCCCCTGATCGACCAGCTGCGCGCCATCGTGGGTGCACAGCACGTGCTGAACGAAGGCGATCTCACCGCCTACGAACAAGACTGGCGCAAGCGCGCGCGCGGCAAATCGCTGGCCGTGGTGCGGCCCGCCAATGCGCGCCAGGTGGCCGACGTGGTCAAGGCCTGCGCCGCGGCCGGCACGGCCATCGTGCCGCAAGGCGGCAACACCGGCCTGGCCGTGGGCTCCATTCCCGACGACAGCGGCACGCAGGTGGTGCTGAGCCTGCAGCGGCTGAACGCGATTCGAAGCGTCGATGCCGCCAACCTCACGATGACCGTGGAGGCCGGCTGCATCCTGCAGACCCTGCAGGAGACGGCCGAGAAGCAGGGCTACCTGTTTCCGCTGAGCCTTGCGGCCGAAGGCAGCTGCACCATCGGCGGCAACCTGGCCACCAACGCCGGCGGCACGCAGGTGGTCCGCTACGGCAATACGCGCGAGCTGTGCCTGGGCCTCGAAGTGGTCACGCCGCAGGGCGAGATCTGGGAAGGCACCAGCGGCCTGCGCAAGGACAACACCGGCTACGACCTGCGCGACCTGATGATCGGCAGCGAAGGCACGCTGGGCATCATCACCGCGGCGACGATGAAGCTCTACCCGCTGCCCGCGGCGCAGCTCACGGCCTGGGCCGCGGTGCCCTCGCTCGATCACGCGGTGACGCTGCTGGGCCTCGCCCACAAGCAGCTGGGCTCGGGCCTCACCGGCTTCGAGGTGATGGGCAGGTTTGCGCTGAGCCTGGTCGACAAGCACATGCCGCAACTGCGCGTGCCCTTCATCGGCGATGAAGCCGTGCCGTACTGCGTGCTGCTCGAGAACTCCGACAGCGAATCCGAAGACCATGCGCGCGCACGCTTCGAGGCGCTGCTCGAAACCGCCTTCGAAGACGGCTGCGTAACCGATGCGGTGGTGGCCGAGAACCTCGCGCAGGCGCACCAGCTCTGGCATATCCGCGAGAGCATTCCGCTCGCACAGGCCGAAGAGGGCCTGAACATCAAGCACGACATCTCGATTCCCGTGTCGCGCATTCCGGCCTTCGTGGCGGAAACCGATGCCCTGCTGGCGCGCGAGATCGCCGGTGTGCGGCTGGTGAACTTCGGCCACCTGGGCGACGGCAACCTGCACTACAACGTGCAGGCGCCCGAGAACATCGACACCAAGGCCTTCCTGAAGAACGAGGAAGAGCGCATCAACACGCTGGTGTACGACGCGGTCGAGAAGTTCGGCGGCTCGTTCTCGGCCGAGCACGGCGTGGGGTCGCTCAAGGTCGACAAGCTCGAGAAGCACAAGTCGCCGGTGGCGCTGGAAATGATGCGCGCGATCAAGCGCGGGCTCGATCCCAAGAACATCCTCAACCCGGGCCGTGTGATCCGGGTCTAG
- a CDS encoding thymidylate synthase, with protein sequence MTSTPVRPIRSQYEDFMRHVDTHGVHKSDRTGTGTKSVFGHQMRFDLNEGFPLVTTKKVHLRSIIQELLWFLTGSSNNNWLKERGVTIWDEWAREDGDLGPVYGVQWRSWPTPDGGHVDQISEVIKTLKTNPDSRRIIVSAWNVAELSKMALMPCHAFFQFYVAPPQAPGERGKLSCQLYQRSADIFLGVPFNIASYALLTHMMAQQCDLDVGDFIWTGGDCHIYSNHAEQVALQLSRAPYPYPTLHIKRKPASIFDYQYEDFEVLDYKHHEAIKAPVAV encoded by the coding sequence ATGACATCCACGCCCGTGCGCCCCATCCGCTCCCAGTACGAAGACTTCATGCGCCATGTGGACACCCATGGCGTCCACAAGAGCGACCGCACGGGCACGGGCACCAAGAGCGTGTTCGGCCACCAGATGCGTTTCGACCTGAACGAAGGCTTTCCGCTGGTGACCACGAAGAAGGTGCACCTGCGGTCCATCATCCAGGAGCTGCTGTGGTTCTTGACCGGCTCCAGCAACAACAACTGGCTCAAGGAGCGCGGCGTCACCATCTGGGACGAATGGGCGCGCGAGGACGGCGACCTGGGCCCCGTGTACGGCGTGCAATGGCGCAGCTGGCCCACGCCCGACGGCGGCCACGTCGACCAGATCTCCGAAGTCATCAAGACCCTGAAGACCAACCCCGATTCGCGCCGCATCATCGTCAGTGCATGGAACGTGGCTGAGCTCTCGAAGATGGCGCTCATGCCCTGCCATGCGTTCTTCCAGTTCTACGTGGCGCCGCCGCAGGCGCCGGGCGAGCGCGGCAAGCTCAGCTGCCAGCTCTACCAGCGCAGCGCCGACATCTTCCTTGGCGTGCCCTTCAACATCGCGAGCTATGCGCTGCTCACGCACATGATGGCGCAGCAGTGCGATCTCGACGTCGGCGACTTCATCTGGACTGGCGGCGACTGCCACATCTACAGCAACCACGCCGAACAGGTGGCGCTGCAACTGAGCCGTGCGCCCTACCCGTATCCCACGCTCCACATCAAGCGCAAGCCGGCCTCGATCTTCGACTACCAGTACGAAGACTTCGAAGTGCTCGACTACAAGCACCACGAGGCCATCAAGGCGCCCGTGGCGGTGTGA
- a CDS encoding dihydrofolate reductase, which produces MTTPRINLIFARAANGVIGANGTMPWHLPEDLAHFKQTTGGAPVIMGRKTWDSLPPRFRPLPGRRNIVVTRQDDWNADGAQRAGSLQEALSLCEESQVPDVWIIGGAQIYAEAEPLAQQAVVTEIARDYEGDAHAPQLHPSAWRETDRESHVSAREGLNYSFVTYERIGSSNA; this is translated from the coding sequence ATGACGACACCGCGCATCAACCTCATCTTTGCCCGCGCCGCCAACGGCGTGATCGGGGCCAACGGCACCATGCCCTGGCACCTGCCCGAAGACCTGGCGCACTTCAAGCAAACGACCGGCGGCGCACCGGTCATCATGGGCCGCAAGACCTGGGACTCGCTGCCGCCGCGGTTCCGGCCGCTGCCGGGCCGGCGGAACATCGTCGTCACGCGACAGGACGATTGGAATGCCGACGGCGCGCAGCGCGCGGGCAGCCTGCAGGAGGCGCTCTCGCTGTGCGAAGAATCGCAAGTGCCCGATGTATGGATCATCGGCGGCGCGCAGATCTATGCCGAAGCCGAGCCGCTGGCACAGCAGGCCGTCGTCACCGAGATCGCGCGCGACTACGAAGGCGATGCGCATGCGCCCCAACTCCACCCCTCCGCGTGGCGTGAAACGGATCGTGAATCGCACGTCTCGGCCAGGGAAGGCTTGAATTACAGCTTCGTGACCTACGAACGCATCGGGTCATCGAATGCATGA
- the ligD gene encoding DNA ligase D, whose product MARANPLKRYKEKRNFGVTPEPEEGGASAPGALQFVVQKHWATRLHYDFRIELDGAMKSWAVPKGPSYDTHDKRMAVHVEDHPISYNQFEGEIPPKQYGAGKVIIWDKGTWTPIGDARKGYKEGHLKFELHGYKLRGKWALVRMHGNKKEDKQDAWLLIKEHDGYARSASEFSVIDQFPDSVAKLPMPEPVAAAPAAAASSAKRGKAAGRGMPAGAVKAAMPARLSPLLATLVDGPPPDPQNWIYEIKFDGYRLLARVDAKGVQLFTRNGHDWSGRMPHLVHAIERMKLKPGWLDGEVVVLNESGGTDFQALQNAFDTDRTRSIVYFLFDLPYYGGFDLTRVPLVGRRALLETLLAKAPPEIRFSDVFDAPPEDIVASACKIGLEGVIGKRKNSSYASRRSPDWIKLKCSLRQEFVIGGYTDPKGSRVGIGALLIGVHDGKGDLIYAGAVGAGFSGRALVDMLERLKPLGIEKRPFKNPTENDRRAHWVKPVLLAEVTFSEWTKDGHVRHPVFHSVRTDKPAKAIVREKPVHQKGADREPEPEPEAEAEPAVAATMPANFKVSHADRVVDPSTGITKVEVVRFYGLVAPLMMEHLKGRPVSFVRAPQGIKGQLFFQKHLDEGQMAGVRQLDPALWPEHPELIEVAGPLGLLSAAQMNVIEFHTWNGVKTLIGKPDRMTFDLDPGEGVGWPIVQQAAELMRVVLDELGLTSFCKTSGGKGLHVVVPLKRQYDWDTVKDFSQAIVRHMARTLPQMFVAKSGPSNRVGRIFIDYLRNGFGATTVCAWSVRARPGMGVSVPVEWQEVPTLASGAQWTLRNIHARLDRGNEPWAGYAKAAKSPGAAMKMLGFEAASARTRKR is encoded by the coding sequence GTGGCGCGCGCAAACCCGCTGAAGCGCTACAAGGAGAAGCGCAACTTCGGCGTCACGCCCGAGCCGGAGGAAGGAGGCGCATCGGCGCCGGGCGCGCTGCAGTTCGTGGTGCAGAAACACTGGGCGACCCGCCTGCACTACGACTTTCGCATCGAGCTCGACGGCGCCATGAAAAGCTGGGCAGTGCCCAAGGGGCCGAGCTACGACACGCACGACAAGCGAATGGCCGTGCACGTCGAGGACCATCCCATCTCCTACAACCAGTTCGAGGGCGAGATACCGCCCAAACAGTATGGCGCCGGCAAGGTGATCATCTGGGACAAGGGCACCTGGACCCCGATCGGCGATGCGCGCAAGGGCTACAAGGAAGGGCACCTGAAGTTCGAACTGCACGGCTACAAGCTGCGCGGCAAATGGGCGCTGGTTCGCATGCACGGCAACAAGAAGGAAGACAAGCAGGATGCATGGCTCCTGATCAAGGAGCACGACGGCTACGCCCGCTCCGCGTCCGAGTTCAGCGTGATCGACCAGTTCCCGGACAGCGTGGCCAAGCTGCCGATGCCCGAGCCGGTTGCCGCGGCGCCTGCTGCTGCGGCCTCATCGGCAAAGCGCGGCAAGGCAGCCGGCCGGGGCATGCCCGCCGGTGCGGTGAAGGCCGCCATGCCGGCCAGGCTCTCGCCGCTGCTCGCCACGCTGGTCGATGGCCCGCCGCCCGATCCGCAGAACTGGATCTACGAAATCAAGTTCGACGGCTACAGGCTGCTCGCCCGCGTCGATGCCAAAGGCGTGCAGCTCTTCACGCGCAACGGCCACGACTGGAGCGGCCGCATGCCGCACCTGGTGCACGCCATCGAACGCATGAAGCTCAAGCCGGGCTGGCTGGATGGCGAGGTGGTGGTGCTCAACGAATCCGGCGGCACCGACTTCCAGGCGCTGCAGAACGCGTTCGACACCGACAGGACGCGCAGCATCGTCTATTTTCTTTTCGACCTGCCGTACTACGGCGGCTTCGATCTCACCCGCGTGCCGCTGGTCGGGCGCCGCGCGCTGCTCGAGACGCTGCTTGCCAAGGCGCCGCCGGAAATCCGCTTCAGCGACGTCTTCGACGCGCCGCCAGAGGACATCGTCGCCTCGGCATGCAAGATCGGGCTCGAGGGCGTCATCGGCAAGCGAAAGAACAGCAGCTATGCGTCGCGGCGCTCGCCCGACTGGATCAAGCTCAAGTGTTCTTTGCGACAGGAGTTCGTCATCGGCGGCTATACCGATCCCAAGGGCTCGCGGGTGGGCATCGGGGCCCTGCTGATCGGCGTGCACGACGGGAAGGGGGACCTCATCTACGCCGGTGCGGTGGGCGCTGGCTTCAGTGGTCGCGCGCTGGTCGACATGCTCGAGAGGCTGAAGCCGCTCGGCATCGAGAAGCGGCCATTCAAGAACCCCACCGAGAACGACCGCCGCGCGCACTGGGTCAAGCCGGTGCTGCTGGCCGAGGTCACTTTTTCCGAATGGACCAAGGATGGCCATGTGCGCCACCCGGTGTTTCACAGCGTGCGCACCGACAAGCCGGCCAAGGCCATCGTCCGCGAGAAGCCGGTTCACCAGAAGGGTGCGGACCGCGAACCCGAACCCGAACCCGAAGCCGAGGCCGAGCCCGCAGTCGCCGCCACGATGCCCGCCAACTTCAAGGTCTCGCACGCCGATCGCGTCGTCGATCCGTCCACCGGCATCACGAAGGTGGAGGTGGTGCGTTTCTACGGACTGGTCGCGCCGCTGATGATGGAGCACCTGAAGGGGCGGCCCGTGTCGTTCGTGCGCGCGCCGCAGGGCATCAAGGGGCAGCTCTTCTTCCAGAAGCATCTCGACGAGGGGCAGATGGCGGGCGTGCGTCAACTCGATCCGGCGCTGTGGCCGGAGCACCCCGAACTGATCGAAGTGGCAGGCCCGCTCGGCCTCTTGAGCGCGGCGCAGATGAACGTCATCGAGTTCCATACCTGGAACGGCGTGAAGACGCTCATCGGAAAACCCGACCGCATGACCTTCGACCTCGATCCGGGCGAGGGCGTCGGCTGGCCCATCGTGCAACAAGCGGCCGAGCTGATGCGCGTGGTGCTCGATGAACTCGGCCTGACTTCTTTCTGCAAGACCAGCGGGGGCAAGGGCCTTCATGTGGTGGTGCCGCTGAAGCGGCAGTACGACTGGGACACCGTGAAGGATTTTTCGCAGGCCATCGTGCGGCACATGGCCCGCACCTTGCCGCAGATGTTCGTGGCCAAGAGCGGGCCGAGCAACCGCGTCGGCCGCATCTTCATCGACTACCTGCGCAATGGTTTCGGCGCGACCACCGTCTGCGCGTGGTCGGTGCGGGCTCGGCCTGGAATGGGCGTGTCGGTCCCGGTGGAGTGGCAGGAGGTTCCCACGCTCGCGAGCGGCGCGCAGTGGACCCTTCGAAACATCCATGCCCGACTCGATCGGGGCAACGAGCCGTGGGCCGGCTATGCGAAGGCGGCGAAGAGTCCGGGCGCCGCAATGAAGATGCTGGGGTTCGAAGCAGCCAGTGCGCGTACACGCAAACGCTGA
- a CDS encoding lysylphosphatidylglycerol synthase domain-containing protein, with translation MNHDASTLSAAARSAHRPSLWRRCRRWVLPLVGLAVLGLLLSHAHKVDWAGAWEALQRYPATLLLGVLGIATASHALYGCYDLIGRRHTRHRVPRWRTWAIAVTSYAVNLNLGSLVGGIALRARLYARAGLDETVVAQIVGVSLATNWLGYGLLAGGLFAAGVITPPRQASIGADALRALGVVMIFFAAAYVMACAFSRGRQWQIRGRRLRLPSAKLALVQLTLSTANWALMGCAMYLLLGRQVPYATTLSVLLAAAIVGVITPIPAGLGVLEAVYLALLSGSVRQGALMGAVLAYRALYYLLPLGGGIVLYLLLERHAASHPQGGAEADTPWRAQTR, from the coding sequence ATGAACCACGATGCGTCCACGCTCTCGGCGGCCGCCCGCTCGGCCCACAGGCCTTCGCTCTGGCGGCGCTGCCGCCGATGGGTGCTTCCGCTGGTGGGGCTCGCGGTGCTCGGCCTGCTGCTGTCGCATGCGCACAAGGTCGACTGGGCGGGCGCATGGGAGGCGCTCCAGCGCTATCCCGCAACGCTGCTGCTGGGGGTGCTGGGGATTGCAACCGCGAGCCATGCGCTCTACGGCTGCTACGACCTGATCGGCCGGCGGCACACGCGCCATCGGGTGCCGCGCTGGCGCACCTGGGCCATTGCCGTCACGAGCTATGCCGTCAATCTCAACCTGGGTTCGCTGGTCGGCGGCATCGCGCTGCGCGCGCGGCTCTACGCGCGTGCCGGCCTCGATGAAACAGTGGTGGCGCAGATCGTGGGTGTCAGCCTCGCGACCAACTGGCTCGGCTACGGGCTCCTGGCCGGCGGCCTGTTCGCGGCCGGCGTCATCACGCCGCCGCGCCAGGCGAGCATAGGGGCAGACGCACTGCGCGCCCTGGGCGTGGTGATGATCTTTTTCGCGGCGGCCTACGTGATGGCCTGCGCTTTTTCACGCGGGCGGCAATGGCAGATTCGAGGGCGACGGCTGAGGCTGCCTTCCGCGAAGCTCGCGCTCGTGCAGCTCACGCTCTCCACCGCCAACTGGGCGCTGATGGGCTGCGCCATGTACCTGCTGCTCGGCCGCCAGGTGCCGTATGCAACCACGCTCAGCGTCCTGCTGGCCGCGGCCATCGTCGGCGTCATCACGCCGATTCCGGCCGGGCTCGGCGTTTTGGAGGCCGTGTACCTGGCGCTGCTCTCGGGCAGCGTGCGCCAGGGGGCGCTGATGGGCGCCGTGCTGGCCTACCGCGCGCTTTACTACCTGCTGCCGCTGGGCGGGGGCATCGTGCTCTACCTGCTTCTCGAACGCCATGCGGCAAGCCATCCGCAGGGCGGCGCGGAGGCCGACACACCGTGGCGCGCGCAAACCCGCTGA